In a genomic window of Paracoccaceae bacterium:
- a CDS encoding putative PEP-binding protein, translating to MLRPYKLGAAVQNNPHTTLVTPKAPITAETHGGRAKCLQRLVRLELPVPRTVALSFDAVKRIAKGELPDIPAIVSQFPDGALLCVRPSSEDPDWGGPGAVLNIGMNERRFEALKERLGETAARAIFTRFVQSYAVDVARLDPDVFEDVHGEGREGLSEALRAYENDLEEPFPEDPSEQLAAVLKSMARAWDGTSARLLRQAKGAPADAGLGLVVQEMALGLGQGECGSGVLQLVNSDTGLPQITGRYLSQSQGRDALEGDAAALYLSCDPRGASLEELAPDAFQDLKAHAALMRVKLREEMQVEFAIENGALHILDGVRVARSSQAAVRIAVQLADDQVIPRAEALMRIQPRTLSELLHRQVSPDARRDVIGRGIAASPGAAAGQIVFTAAEAQASAARGDPCILVRRETSPEDIRGMHAAQAVLTERGGITSHAAVIGRGIGLPCVVGASNMRFNRSKNQLVTKDGRVFTTGEVITVDGTSGEVLAGAPEMREAALDESFQKLMEWSTEFCDIGIRANADTPADAQTARNFNAQGIGLCRTEHMFFEAGRLTVMREMIFAETSQDRRAVLERLLPMQRADFTQLFRIMEGQPVCIRLFDPPLHEFLPTDRVGQRELAEALDLPLSDVSRRIEAMSEYNPMLGLRGVRLGVTVPEIYEMQARAIFEATIEISRHGTAVVPEIMIPLVSARREVELVKTSIDGIAAAVRTEMGEEFDYRLGVMVETPRAALRAAEIAPHCAFLSFGTNDLTQMAYGLSRDDAGRFMSDYVQQGVFPEDPFHVLDKDGVGELLKVGAERGRSAQPDVTLSICGEHGGNPESIAFCRDAGFDYVSCSPFRVPVARLAAAQLAIGINM from the coding sequence ATGCTGCGGCCATACAAATTGGGTGCCGCAGTGCAGAATAATCCACATACCACACTTGTAACGCCAAAAGCGCCGATTACGGCGGAAACACATGGGGGTCGGGCAAAATGCTTGCAGCGGCTGGTCCGGTTGGAGTTGCCCGTCCCGCGGACCGTTGCGTTGTCCTTTGACGCTGTCAAACGCATTGCAAAAGGCGAGTTGCCCGATATCCCGGCAATCGTGTCGCAATTCCCGGACGGGGCCTTGCTTTGTGTGCGGCCCTCCTCGGAAGACCCGGACTGGGGTGGTCCCGGCGCCGTTTTGAATATCGGTATGAATGAACGCCGCTTTGAAGCACTTAAAGAGCGGCTTGGCGAAACAGCGGCGCGGGCAATTTTTACCCGTTTCGTGCAGTCTTATGCGGTTGATGTCGCGCGCCTTGACCCGGATGTTTTTGAAGATGTGCATGGCGAAGGGCGCGAAGGTTTGAGCGAAGCGTTGCGCGCTTATGAAAACGATCTCGAAGAGCCTTTTCCCGAAGACCCCTCAGAGCAATTGGCGGCGGTGTTGAAATCCATGGCGCGCGCGTGGGATGGAACCTCCGCGCGGTTGTTGCGGCAAGCCAAAGGCGCGCCAGCAGACGCAGGGCTGGGGCTGGTGGTGCAGGAAATGGCGCTCGGCCTTGGTCAGGGAGAATGCGGATCCGGCGTCTTACAACTGGTGAACAGTGACACCGGGCTGCCGCAGATTACAGGCCGATATCTCAGTCAAAGTCAGGGGCGCGATGCCCTTGAGGGGGATGCCGCCGCCTTGTATCTCAGCTGTGATCCTCGAGGCGCTTCTCTGGAAGAATTGGCACCAGATGCCTTTCAGGATCTGAAAGCGCATGCGGCGCTGATGCGGGTCAAGTTGCGCGAAGAGATGCAGGTTGAATTTGCCATCGAAAACGGGGCCCTGCACATCCTTGATGGTGTTCGGGTTGCAAGATCCAGTCAGGCCGCGGTTCGGATTGCGGTACAACTGGCCGATGATCAGGTCATTCCGCGCGCGGAGGCGTTGATGCGCATTCAGCCGCGCACTTTGTCTGAGCTACTTCACCGGCAGGTGAGCCCGGATGCCCGGCGCGATGTCATTGGGCGTGGAATTGCGGCAAGCCCAGGGGCTGCAGCAGGGCAAATCGTCTTTACAGCCGCCGAAGCACAGGCAAGCGCCGCGCGGGGTGATCCTTGTATTCTGGTGCGTCGCGAAACTTCGCCTGAAGACATCAGAGGGATGCATGCCGCGCAAGCCGTATTGACCGAGCGGGGCGGCATCACCAGCCATGCCGCGGTCATTGGACGCGGGATTGGTCTGCCCTGTGTGGTGGGTGCTTCGAATATGAGATTCAACCGTAGCAAAAACCAATTGGTCACAAAAGATGGCCGCGTCTTTACGACGGGAGAAGTCATAACCGTTGACGGCACCAGCGGCGAAGTACTTGCCGGCGCGCCGGAGATGCGCGAAGCCGCTTTGGATGAGAGCTTTCAGAAGTTGATGGAGTGGTCTACCGAGTTTTGTGACATCGGCATTCGTGCAAACGCGGATACGCCAGCAGACGCACAGACCGCGCGTAACTTTAATGCGCAGGGGATCGGACTGTGTCGAACCGAGCACATGTTTTTCGAAGCGGGCCGACTGACTGTCATGCGCGAAATGATATTTGCTGAAACATCGCAGGACCGCCGCGCTGTTCTTGAGCGATTGTTGCCCATGCAACGCGCAGATTTCACACAGCTTTTCCGGATTATGGAAGGGCAGCCGGTCTGCATCCGTCTGTTTGATCCACCTTTGCACGAATTCCTGCCAACAGACCGCGTTGGGCAGCGCGAATTGGCCGAAGCACTGGATCTGCCCTTGTCGGATGTATCCCGGCGGATCGAAGCGATGTCTGAGTATAACCCGATGCTGGGTTTGCGCGGTGTGCGTCTTGGCGTGACTGTGCCGGAAATCTATGAAATGCAGGCACGGGCCATTTTTGAAGCCACAATCGAGATCAGCAGGCATGGCACCGCCGTTGTGCCTGAGATCATGATCCCACTTGTTTCTGCCCGGCGCGAGGTTGAACTGGTAAAGACCTCGATTGATGGTATTGCGGCGGCGGTTCGCACTGAAATGGGTGAAGAGTTCGATTATCGGTTGGGCGTGATGGTGGAAACGCCACGTGCGGCGCTAAGGGCTGCTGAAATTGCACCGCATTGCGCTTTTTTAAGTTTCGGAACTAACGATCTGACACAAATGGCTTACGGATTGTCGCGCGATGATGCCGGGCGTTTCATGTCAGACTACGTTCAACAGGGAGTCTTCCCGGAAGATCCATTTCACGTCTTGGACAAGGACGGTGTGGGAGAGTTGTTGAAAGTTGGAGCAGAAAGAGGGCGCTCCGCGCAGCCTGACGTCACTTTGTCCATTTGCGGTGAACATGGCGGTAATCCCGAATCAATTGCCTTCTGCCGAGATGCGGGTTTCGACTATGTGTCCTGCTCACCCTTCCGCGTCCCAGTGGCGCGACTAGCTGCCGCACAATTGGCGATAGGCATCAACATGTAG
- the glyS gene encoding glycine--tRNA ligase subunit beta has translation MPDLLIELFSEEIPARMQRRAAQDLKKLMTNGMVDAGLTYASAAEFSTPRRLTVTIEDVLAASPTTIEERKGPRADAPDKAIEGFLRGAGLTRDQLEQRDTPKGAVFFAKIEKQGRPAADIIAEVLEATIRNFPWPKSMRWETGGLRWVRPLHSILCVLNDEAGTEIVPLEVDGITANDTTKGHRFLAHDSFSVTSFEDYAAKLKRAYVVLDPEERARSIWHDATNMAFASGYEVVEDPGLLAEVAGLVEWPVVLMGEIGQDFLGLPPEVLQTSMKEHQKFFSVRHPKSGRIERFITVANIETADNGSTILAGNEKVLSARLADAKFFWDNDLRVAQNDMNTWLQSLENVTFHNKLGTQAELIERMMALSRELAPLVGADPDEAEEAARLAKADLSSEMVYEFPELQGLMGRYYIKASGRSDAVAAAAQEHYAPLGPSDDVPTAPVSIAVALAEKIDKLTGFWAIDEKPTGSKDPYALRRAALGAIRIVLENDLSLAFDGVFSKSAEVVGGKERDGGKGYADTSEIRSFLHDRLKVYLRDQGIRHDIIDACIAMPGNDDLTLLAKRATALSEVLATDDGENLLQAFKRANNILMQAEAADGVEYSYGADVKYAETDEERALFAALDAAEAKIKPAMDALDFATAMSSMAALREPLDAFFTAVQVNSDNSTIRRNRLNLLSQIKKLCGSVADLTLIDG, from the coding sequence ATGCCTGATCTTTTGATCGAACTTTTTTCCGAAGAAATCCCAGCGCGCATGCAACGCCGCGCGGCTCAGGACCTTAAAAAGCTGATGACCAATGGCATGGTCGATGCCGGATTGACCTACGCCTCCGCAGCAGAGTTTTCCACGCCGCGTCGCCTGACCGTAACCATAGAAGACGTTCTTGCCGCCAGCCCAACCACAATCGAGGAGCGCAAAGGCCCCCGTGCCGATGCACCTGATAAGGCCATCGAAGGATTTTTGCGCGGCGCAGGCCTCACGCGGGATCAACTGGAGCAACGCGACACACCAAAAGGCGCCGTCTTTTTTGCGAAGATCGAAAAACAAGGGCGTCCTGCCGCTGATATTATCGCTGAAGTTCTTGAGGCCACCATTCGGAACTTCCCATGGCCAAAATCCATGCGCTGGGAAACTGGCGGTTTGCGTTGGGTGCGACCCCTCCATTCGATCCTGTGTGTGTTGAATGACGAAGCGGGCACTGAAATTGTGCCACTCGAAGTTGACGGAATTACTGCAAACGACACGACGAAGGGGCACCGCTTCCTGGCGCATGACAGTTTCTCGGTTACTTCTTTTGAGGACTACGCTGCGAAACTGAAACGCGCTTACGTCGTTCTCGACCCGGAGGAAAGGGCGCGGTCTATCTGGCATGATGCAACCAATATGGCCTTCGCTAGTGGATATGAGGTGGTCGAGGATCCCGGCCTTTTGGCCGAAGTTGCCGGACTTGTGGAATGGCCCGTGGTTCTGATGGGCGAAATTGGCCAAGATTTCCTTGGCTTGCCGCCAGAAGTTCTCCAAACATCGATGAAAGAGCATCAGAAGTTTTTCTCAGTACGTCATCCGAAATCGGGTCGTATTGAACGTTTCATCACAGTCGCGAACATAGAGACCGCAGACAATGGATCTACCATTTTGGCGGGCAACGAGAAAGTTCTGTCGGCCCGTTTGGCAGACGCCAAGTTCTTTTGGGACAATGACTTGCGAGTCGCTCAGAATGACATGAACACCTGGCTACAAAGTCTTGAAAATGTGACGTTCCATAACAAGCTGGGCACCCAAGCCGAGCTGATTGAACGCATGATGGCACTGTCGCGTGAACTGGCTCCGCTTGTTGGTGCTGATCCGGATGAAGCCGAAGAAGCCGCGCGTTTGGCCAAGGCAGATCTTTCTTCTGAAATGGTCTATGAATTCCCTGAACTTCAAGGGCTTATGGGGCGGTATTACATTAAAGCTTCAGGTCGCTCTGATGCAGTGGCGGCGGCGGCTCAGGAACACTACGCCCCACTTGGTCCTTCAGATGATGTACCGACCGCCCCGGTGTCTATCGCCGTCGCTTTGGCAGAAAAAATCGATAAGTTGACAGGGTTCTGGGCGATTGATGAGAAACCCACTGGCAGCAAAGACCCGTACGCGCTGCGGCGCGCTGCTCTGGGAGCCATTCGAATTGTTTTGGAAAATGATCTTTCACTGGCGTTTGACGGCGTCTTTTCCAAGAGTGCCGAAGTTGTCGGCGGGAAAGAACGTGATGGCGGTAAGGGTTACGCAGATACCAGTGAAATTCGTTCTTTTCTCCACGACCGCCTCAAGGTCTATCTCCGGGACCAAGGCATTCGCCATGATATCATCGACGCTTGCATCGCGATGCCGGGCAATGACGACCTGACGCTGCTGGCAAAGCGTGCGACCGCTCTATCGGAAGTACTGGCAACAGATGATGGTGAAAACCTCCTTCAGGCCTTCAAGCGCGCGAATAACATTCTGATGCAAGCCGAGGCCGCAGACGGCGTGGAATACTCCTATGGTGCCGATGTAAAATACGCCGAAACCGATGAGGAGCGCGCTTTGTTTGCAGCCCTCGACGCGGCTGAGGCGAAAATCAAACCCGCAATGGATGCATTGGATTTTGCAACTGCAATGTCGTCAATGGCCGCCCTGCGCGAGCCGTTGGATGCATTCTTTACCGCCGTGCAAGTCAATTCGGACAATAGCACCATTCGACGCAACCGCCTGAACCTGCTGAGCCAAATCAAAAAGCTTTGTGGGTCGGTGGCCGATCTGACACTCATCGACGGATGA
- a CDS encoding DUF6446 family protein: MNGKIVGIAILTSAAIAGVALYYLQVYGFYQEATSALPEVQLVSLTSNQPETILAQGIQAIDADSSPIRFRACFETSSSLAMLSETYVGLESATPRNAPGWFDCFDAAAIADDLASGRALPFLGQKNVEFGVDRIVAISEDGRGYIWHELNDCGEKAYDGTIVGEECPRLDEN; encoded by the coding sequence ATGAACGGAAAAATCGTTGGCATTGCGATACTGACGTCGGCGGCAATTGCCGGCGTCGCGCTCTATTACTTGCAGGTCTATGGGTTTTACCAAGAGGCCACTTCTGCGCTGCCTGAAGTGCAACTCGTGTCACTCACCTCAAATCAGCCCGAAACGATTTTAGCGCAGGGTATTCAGGCGATTGACGCCGACAGTTCACCCATACGGTTCCGGGCTTGTTTTGAAACCTCCTCCAGCCTGGCGATGCTGAGCGAAACATATGTTGGCCTCGAAAGTGCAACACCGCGCAATGCACCGGGGTGGTTTGATTGTTTTGACGCTGCCGCAATCGCTGACGATTTGGCGAGCGGTCGGGCTTTACCTTTTTTGGGTCAGAAAAACGTGGAGTTCGGGGTCGATCGAATTGTCGCTATCTCCGAGGACGGGCGCGGTTACATCTGGCACGAACTCAATGATTGTGGCGAAAAAGCTTACGACGGAACGATTGTGGGCGAAGAATGCCCAAGACTGGATGAAAACTGA
- a CDS encoding glycine--tRNA ligase subunit alpha, giving the protein MSDTLPPPKSFQDIILRLQSYWAARGCAILQPYDMEVGAGTFHPATTLRSLGDKPWSAAYVQPCRRPTDGRYGENPNRLQHYYQFQVLIKPSPPDLQDLYLGSLRAIGVDMSMHDIRFVEDDWESPTLGAWGLGWEVWCDGMEVSQFTYFQQVGGHDCHPVSGELTYGLERLAMYILGVDHVMDMPFNDPQTPIALTYGDIFKQTEEEYARWNFDTADTSVLLRHFEEAEQHCSEILDTPHEDPKTGKRIVMAHPAYDQCIKASHIFNLLDARGVISVTERQAYIGRVRALAKRCADAFVQTRAGGWTPENAA; this is encoded by the coding sequence ATGTCTGATACATTACCCCCCCCTAAATCGTTTCAGGACATCATCCTGAGATTGCAATCTTATTGGGCCGCCAGGGGATGTGCGATCCTGCAGCCCTATGATATGGAAGTGGGCGCTGGCACCTTTCATCCTGCGACAACGTTGCGATCGCTGGGCGACAAGCCTTGGTCGGCGGCCTATGTGCAACCCTGCCGACGGCCGACGGATGGGCGCTATGGCGAAAATCCCAATCGATTGCAGCACTATTACCAGTTTCAAGTGCTGATCAAGCCAAGCCCCCCGGATTTGCAGGACCTATACCTCGGATCACTTCGGGCCATTGGCGTTGACATGTCGATGCACGACATTCGATTTGTTGAGGATGACTGGGAAAGTCCAACTTTGGGTGCGTGGGGCCTTGGGTGGGAAGTCTGGTGCGATGGCATGGAGGTCAGCCAGTTCACCTATTTCCAACAGGTCGGCGGGCATGATTGCCACCCGGTTTCGGGCGAATTGACGTATGGGTTGGAGCGATTGGCCATGTATATTCTCGGCGTAGATCACGTCATGGACATGCCCTTCAACGATCCGCAAACGCCAATCGCGCTGACGTATGGTGATATCTTCAAACAGACCGAAGAAGAATATGCGCGCTGGAATTTTGATACCGCGGATACGTCCGTTCTATTGCGCCATTTCGAAGAAGCCGAACAGCATTGCAGCGAAATTCTGGACACGCCACATGAGGATCCCAAGACCGGAAAACGGATCGTTATGGCTCACCCGGCTTATGATCAGTGCATCAAGGCCAGTCACATTTTCAATCTACTGGATGCGCGCGGTGTGATCTCCGTCACCGAGCGACAGGCCTATATTGGGCGGGTGCGGGCGTTGGCCAAAAGATGCGCGGATGCCTTTGTGCAAACACGTGCCGGAGGCTGGACACCGGAAAACGCGGCATGA
- a CDS encoding serine protease: MMRLFVVFAVVFFSVAHLARAQSSDEVVWVQIEAQPSLQGGENRARAYSSTLADVNGFSLGNGWYGIVLGPYTAADAQQVLQVYRADGLIPRDSYIVASAALAQQFFPADVDILQRSRQSIEPVETAQGAPLLPEATVDQGPTLTLQGLSQSPSRNLERPVETPAEARRNERDLSPAERRQIQTALQWAGFYNSTIDGAFGRGTRSSMSAWQQVNGFEPTGVLTTLQRAALLNDYNAVLEGLDLRRVTDTLAGIEMIIPSGKLEFRRYEAPFAQFEASDGSNARLLLISQEGDANTLASLFEIMQTLEIVPLQGPRDLSKTGFSLIGRNADIISETRVTLSDDQIKGFTLIWPSGDEERRTRLLKEMQASFTKLPGVLDPSVGTDTQQQVDLVAGLQIRKPRISRSGFFVDQNGTVITTSEAVQSCTRITLDEEFEADLKALDGELGVALLTPSARLSPPQVARFSAALPRLQSDVAVAGYSYEGVLDAPTMTFGKLSDLRGLRGEQDLSRLALASLPGDAGGPVFDEKGDVLGMLLPRGGGERQLPKDVTFALAGSAIASVMENAGLVADSGNGLVGTAPEDITQQARAMTVLVSCWE, translated from the coding sequence ATGATGCGGTTGTTCGTGGTTTTTGCTGTCGTTTTTTTCAGCGTTGCGCATTTGGCGCGCGCGCAGTCTTCTGATGAAGTGGTCTGGGTGCAGATCGAAGCGCAACCCAGCCTTCAGGGCGGGGAAAACCGCGCGCGCGCCTATTCTAGTACACTGGCTGACGTGAATGGCTTTTCCCTTGGCAATGGATGGTATGGCATCGTGCTCGGCCCTTATACCGCTGCCGATGCGCAACAGGTCTTGCAGGTCTATCGCGCAGATGGCCTCATCCCACGTGACAGCTACATCGTGGCAAGCGCTGCTCTCGCCCAACAATTCTTTCCAGCGGACGTTGATATTTTACAGCGTTCAAGACAATCTATTGAGCCCGTAGAAACCGCCCAGGGCGCGCCACTATTGCCAGAAGCAACTGTTGATCAGGGTCCAACGCTGACGCTCCAAGGCCTGTCTCAATCGCCCAGTCGAAACCTTGAGCGTCCAGTCGAAACACCCGCCGAGGCAAGGCGCAATGAACGCGATCTTTCACCCGCAGAGCGACGCCAGATTCAGACGGCATTGCAATGGGCCGGGTTCTATAACTCAACCATTGATGGCGCGTTCGGGCGTGGAACGCGCAGTTCGATGTCGGCCTGGCAGCAGGTAAATGGCTTTGAACCGACAGGTGTGTTGACCACTTTGCAACGCGCGGCTTTGCTCAACGACTACAATGCAGTTTTGGAAGGACTGGATCTGCGCCGCGTCACAGATACCCTGGCCGGAATCGAGATGATAATTCCGAGCGGTAAACTGGAGTTTCGCCGCTATGAAGCACCCTTTGCTCAGTTTGAAGCATCAGATGGCAGTAATGCGCGTCTATTGTTGATCAGCCAAGAGGGTGATGCCAATACGCTCGCCAGTCTTTTTGAAATCATGCAGACGCTGGAAATAGTCCCTTTGCAAGGCCCTCGTGACTTATCAAAGACGGGGTTCTCTTTGATTGGCCGCAACGCAGACATCATCAGCGAAACCCGCGTGACCCTGTCAGACGATCAAATCAAGGGTTTTACGCTGATTTGGCCGTCAGGTGATGAAGAACGCCGCACGCGTCTGCTGAAAGAGATGCAGGCCAGTTTTACAAAGCTGCCCGGCGTTTTGGACCCGTCCGTCGGAACGGACACGCAACAGCAGGTCGATTTGGTTGCAGGTTTGCAAATACGCAAACCCCGCATATCACGGTCCGGCTTTTTCGTGGATCAAAATGGTACCGTCATAACGACCTCCGAAGCGGTTCAGAGCTGCACACGGATTACGCTTGATGAAGAGTTCGAGGCCGATCTAAAGGCGCTGGATGGTGAACTTGGCGTTGCTCTTTTGACGCCTTCTGCGCGCCTGTCGCCGCCTCAGGTCGCCCGTTTCAGCGCGGCCTTGCCGCGCCTGCAATCGGATGTGGCGGTTGCGGGGTATTCATACGAAGGCGTTCTTGACGCCCCCACCATGACATTCGGAAAGCTGTCTGATCTGCGCGGTTTGCGCGGTGAACAAGACCTCAGCCGGTTGGCCCTCGCCAGTTTGCCCGGCGATGCTGGCGGCCCCGTCTTTGATGAAAAAGGCGATGTATTGGGCATGTTGTTGCCCCGTGGTGGCGGTGAGAGACAGTTGCCAAAGGACGTGACCTTTGCCTTGGCAGGATCCGCGATTGCCAGTGTGATGGAAAACGCCGGTCTGGTGGCGGATAGCGGGAACGGCCTCGTTGGGACGGCGCCCGAAGACATCACGCAACAGGCGCGTGCCATGACCGTTTTGGTCAGTTGTTGGGAGTGA
- a CDS encoding thiamine pyrophosphate-binding protein: MQRPLGAQISHMLKDRGVDVIFGIPGVHNQEMYRGIDEAGITHVLARHEQGAGFMADGYARATGKPGVAYVITGPGLCNIMTPMGQAYSDSVPMLVISSCLDETAARRGQLHQMKDQRAAAETVCDWSEEARTAQGAYALVDRAFVEFQARSPLPKHIQVPIEVLVAEAEPAQVQVTKLFKTDKADVTMAARKITSAGKPVFVFGGGASKAGGMDSPAHAVLKSLNAASFTSYAGRGIVSADDPLFFGAALARPGSAKILSDADLLIFVGTDLAEVDLWREKPGHSCPAIHVNLDPEVLARANAGDDVYQADAVEWLSALAAALEGTQNATEWTAEHVAETRSRWRAEVDAERPGIVPICDAIRDVVPADTMIYSDMTQLAYVAKEVWDMDRPGHWHHPYGFGTLGYATPAAIGGAVARRGLPTMAIIGDYGFHYTMQELGVAVELGLSLPIILWDNGKLKEIEDSMIRAQIAPNAVIARNPDFCKLAEAFGARAEAPETLAELGNAVRQAFSSQGPTLIHVTPDIIA; this comes from the coding sequence ATGCAAAGACCCTTGGGCGCGCAGATTTCCCACATGCTGAAAGATCGAGGTGTCGATGTGATCTTCGGCATTCCGGGTGTGCACAATCAGGAAATGTACCGTGGCATTGACGAGGCGGGCATCACGCATGTTCTTGCCCGACACGAGCAGGGCGCGGGGTTTATGGCGGATGGGTATGCGCGCGCCACTGGCAAACCGGGCGTAGCCTATGTGATCACCGGGCCGGGGCTGTGCAATATCATGACGCCGATGGGGCAGGCCTATTCGGATTCGGTGCCGATGCTGGTTATATCCAGTTGTCTGGACGAAACGGCGGCGCGGCGCGGACAGTTGCACCAGATGAAAGACCAGCGCGCTGCTGCGGAGACGGTCTGTGACTGGTCCGAAGAGGCGCGTACGGCGCAGGGAGCCTATGCGCTTGTTGACCGGGCTTTTGTCGAGTTTCAAGCCCGTAGCCCCTTGCCCAAGCACATTCAGGTGCCGATTGAGGTTCTTGTGGCGGAAGCAGAACCCGCCCAAGTGCAGGTCACAAAGCTATTCAAAACAGATAAGGCTGACGTGACGATGGCCGCTCGTAAAATCACAAGCGCTGGGAAGCCCGTCTTCGTGTTTGGCGGTGGCGCATCCAAAGCCGGTGGCATGGACAGCCCCGCCCACGCAGTCCTGAAAAGCCTAAATGCGGCGTCCTTCACCAGTTATGCGGGCCGAGGGATCGTTTCCGCAGATGATCCATTGTTTTTTGGGGCGGCGTTGGCGCGCCCGGGCAGTGCGAAAATCCTGTCGGACGCGGATTTGTTGATTTTTGTCGGGACCGATCTGGCGGAGGTGGATCTTTGGCGTGAAAAGCCCGGCCATTCCTGCCCGGCGATTCATGTCAATCTTGACCCGGAGGTTCTCGCCCGAGCCAATGCAGGTGATGATGTGTATCAGGCGGACGCCGTTGAGTGGCTTTCAGCGTTGGCCGCTGCGCTTGAAGGCACCCAGAATGCGACCGAATGGACCGCTGAACACGTGGCCGAAACGCGATCGCGGTGGCGCGCAGAAGTTGATGCCGAGCGCCCCGGCATTGTGCCCATATGTGACGCAATTCGGGATGTCGTGCCGGCAGACACGATGATTTATTCTGACATGACGCAGCTTGCCTATGTCGCCAAAGAGGTCTGGGATATGGATCGCCCCGGACACTGGCATCACCCTTACGGTTTTGGCACGCTGGGTTATGCGACACCGGCGGCCATTGGCGGGGCGGTCGCGCGGCGCGGTTTGCCGACCATGGCGATCATCGGGGATTATGGGTTTCACTATACCATGCAGGAACTCGGGGTGGCTGTAGAGTTGGGTCTGAGCTTGCCGATAATCCTGTGGGACAATGGTAAACTGAAAGAGATCGAAGATAGCATGATCCGGGCACAAATCGCGCCGAATGCAGTCATCGCGCGTAATCCCGATTTTTGCAAACTAGCCGAAGCCTTTGGCGCGCGTGCCGAGGCGCCAGAGACATTGGCGGAACTTGGGAACGCGGTACGTCAAGCCTTTTCATCACAAGGTCCGACATTGATCCACGTCACGCCGGATATCATCGCCTAG
- a CDS encoding TrkH family potassium uptake protein, which yields MLDLRPVGYVIGLLVAVLGVAMLLPMLIDIAEGREHWPVFMQSAAMTVLAGGLIALACANGVKEGLTIQQTFLLTTGVWVALPLFGALPFMFGDTEARFVDAFFEAMSGLTTTGSTVFSGLEDLPKGLLLWRGILQWLGGIGIIVVAMVFLPELRVGGMQIFRSEGFDTMGKILPRAGQIASQISSIYLGLTMVCALSYLALGMNAFDATVHALTTVSTGGFANYDDSFGVFKGNIEIAAALFMILSALPFVRYVQLINGQHRPLWQDSQVRVFSVTLLIIVLAVSFVLMRFSALAPVQSMREALFNVTSIMTGTGYASADYMQWGPLLIATFFFIGLIGGCAGSTTCSIKIFRYQLLFASIKMQLRRIRSPNGVFVVRYDKRPVGEDVLSSVISFFMFFIVTLGLLAVALSLTGLDFITSLSGAATALSNVGPGLGAEIGPAGNFSGLNDTAKWLLSAGMLLGRLELLAVYAILTVQFWRD from the coding sequence ATGTTGGACCTTCGCCCTGTTGGATATGTGATCGGTTTGCTGGTGGCCGTGCTCGGGGTGGCCATGCTGCTGCCAATGCTGATCGATATCGCCGAAGGACGCGAGCACTGGCCTGTTTTTATGCAATCTGCCGCTATGACTGTGCTGGCTGGGGGGCTCATCGCGCTCGCCTGCGCAAACGGTGTCAAAGAAGGACTTACCATTCAGCAAACCTTCTTGCTGACGACCGGCGTTTGGGTCGCGTTGCCGCTTTTTGGCGCTTTGCCATTTATGTTCGGTGACACCGAGGCTCGTTTTGTCGATGCGTTCTTTGAAGCGATGTCTGGCCTTACAACAACGGGATCCACCGTTTTTTCTGGGCTTGAGGACCTGCCAAAAGGGTTACTGCTTTGGCGCGGGATCCTTCAATGGCTGGGAGGCATCGGCATCATCGTGGTTGCCATGGTGTTTTTGCCAGAATTGCGTGTCGGGGGTATGCAAATCTTCCGCTCTGAGGGTTTTGATACGATGGGAAAAATCCTGCCGCGTGCGGGGCAGATCGCCAGCCAGATTTCCAGCATTTACCTTGGCTTGACTATGGTTTGCGCCCTCAGCTACCTCGCACTTGGCATGAATGCTTTTGATGCAACCGTGCATGCCCTGACCACGGTTTCAACAGGTGGTTTTGCCAACTACGATGACTCCTTTGGCGTGTTCAAGGGCAACATAGAGATTGCTGCTGCGCTTTTCATGATCCTGTCGGCCTTGCCGTTTGTCCGATATGTCCAGCTTATAAACGGTCAGCACAGACCTCTTTGGCAGGACAGTCAGGTGCGTGTATTTTCCGTCACGCTTCTGATCATTGTACTGGCTGTTTCCTTTGTCCTGATGCGGTTTTCTGCGCTGGCACCGGTACAGTCCATGCGCGAAGCCTTGTTCAATGTGACCTCTATCATGACCGGGACAGGCTATGCCTCGGCGGATTACATGCAATGGGGTCCTTTGTTGATTGCGACATTCTTTTTCATCGGATTGATTGGCGGTTGCGCGGGATCGACCACCTGTTCGATCAAGATCTTCCGGTATCAATTGCTCTTTGCCTCCATCAAAATGCAATTGCGCCGCATCAGGTCTCCCAATGGTGTCTTTGTTGTACGATATGACAAACGCCCTGTGGGCGAGGATGTTTTGAGCTCAGTAATTTCGTTTTTCATGTTTTTTATCGTGACACTTGGCCTGCTGGCAGTGGCGCTCAGTTTGACGGGACTGGATTTCATTACATCTCTGTCCGGCGCCGCGACGGCCCTTTCGAATGTGGGGCCGGGATTGGGGGCAGAGATCGGACCTGCGGGTAACTTTTCCGGCCTCAACGATACAGCAAAATGGCTTTTGTCCGCAGGCATGTTGCTGGGACGGCTTGAACTCTTGGCGGTCTACGCAATCCTGACCGTGCAATTCTGGAGAGACTGA